A section of the Etheostoma cragini isolate CJK2018 chromosome 12, CSU_Ecrag_1.0, whole genome shotgun sequence genome encodes:
- the LOC117954864 gene encoding desmoplakin-like isoform X3, with protein MNMYGSNPRLASAGQRSNSRQDLLNMTTLGRNDVFVGGNGFQGDYQGQGTTYTSFSRSSMQGGGAPKAQVLAMGAGGGGGMNVQVIQQKALFLTSQCQDFLQRANMIFQGGGPAVEVDQLLIMAAETMEQMKVYGRELQQMRIPSDIFRSLEQFQHMHGDLQQQLVSSRTIRRNRGSVGSLEGGRIFNDAVAWITQQKRMIETAPWGDDAETIEKQILNQNKNHSSIQRSQEVDRARDELRGDKYNLSILEQEWESLQKMSHSRVVQLRELKDIIGEISRAIMWVNEREEEELMFDWGDKNIDQYIPRKQESYSGLMRDLEEKEKELNKLKVKADGLVNNNHPASDKIEAYMDTLQTQWSWLLQITKCIHVHLKENAAYSQFFKEANETYAKLQKECEAIRNKYTCDKNTPLDNLTDLLKNLEKDKERVMENKRQVQSLVNKSKTIVRLKPRNPEEKISSSVIVQALCDFKQDQIGILKGNEGILKDNSQRSKWLVTGPGGMDMLIPSVCLLIPPPNPLSIGLANKNEQYYEAIMSIWNQLYINIKSLISWQYCLKDVNYINSLTVSMLAKMRPDEYRNIIKRLETHYQEFMRTSQGSELFGEEEKKTIQGQFDKAQTYYDTLIIQLPAHKDEGVKPDNVKPPTQKIPKPPVVPGPSQPPPASSTISLTLLNSLQELRRRLELAESGLTSHLHVPLGDNSVHECSVHIQKLQTVHQDLDSIHDEYLRLREKILKQLEGIPADSEHAKFLRSELEIINQKLGGLQGLYPAYLQRLSARKALLQSLLQAEDIIKVNEARLTEKETTSLDLREVEKYRSTLKQMKSDLEQKRDLLTAMESDLAKAVHWNGQISAPFHKCDVDLSKFSDLVGQMSDRWRRIQTQIESRVWDLEKQEKQLNHYQQSSTQLEQWIDNARKRQDTLQAVKLSNIQTLMDHLNQQKALHTEIKGKKEKVEVVQKNADTCASSIKDYELQLASYGSGLETLLNIPIKRTMLQSPASVVRQEAADLQSNYIELLTRSSDYYKFLGELLKNMEELKIRNTKIEMLEEELKRLKDDIQDRNQKNKSLEDALARCKLDLTQSREQLISMEEVKRTTAIQVSVTKESLDSTHNQLQDLNDQLTRIKYQLDEEKRKRVLAEERYTSQQEEYEAALRRRQKEQEEFNWTKIDLEKSVKDKDHELQRMKILLDEEATRRRNAESEMSKTSMMVHESQSQYSELLLQRDSLLSKLKLLEQDKTRQQRIEEELSRIKLTLETELRNKQRLQEEKNAALKDFNYMKSQYELRDSHIRQFESDRDKAERDRLSLKNEIERLMREVKSVEERYKSRLLISEKEASELALKRDALEREIHRLQQRPSAQAKQTQTDEKVPTIDPSKLIFDGVRSKVTAHQLCDCNIISKATLDQLLKGKKSVDEVAVDIQPSLKGTGIIAGMTSASQGKMPFTKAKNKNLLSRESALMLLEAQAATGYIVDPAFNEKMPVDTACSRGIVDTEDRDTLVTAEAASTGFKDPYTGKVLSVGQACKQGRVDKVTAIRLLQAQESVGGILDPVLSVFLPIDQALDRNLIDEELYRALAKKPTCYLEPATGQKISYNDLRKTCMVEPVSGLLLLQEKPSQEKPMTVKGLRGEVAVSDLVNSDLLDETDLAKLKEGKLTSREIEDKLKSYLYGSTCIAGIYDEANDHVMPLYQAMKEGLLMRGTTLELLEAQAASGFIVDPVNNVFLTVEEASKRGLIGKEFKNKLLSAEKAVTGYTDPSTGMTISLFQAIEKDLIEKGHGIRLLEAQIASGGIIDPKESHRIDVAVAYKRGYFDKEMNEILTYEGDDTKGFFDPNTKENLTYLQLKDRCITDRKTGLILLPLKDKKKPQKSQESRTNILRKRRVVIVDPDTGLEMSVREAYHRELIDYDTFLELSEQECEWEEITIKGSDGSARLVIVDRKTGTQYDIQDCLERGVIDQKSLDQYRGGTLTLTEIADRITSRTSSTEMTIAAINVDDMVTCSTPTQGAPSSPTVRKRFNSISITVSPPDMFDDQSPVAAIFDTETLEKITLSEALRRGIVDTITAQRLLEAQASTGGIINPATGERLSLQDAVHQGIIDESMSAKLKPAQKAYVGFEDVKTKRKMSAAEAVKETWLPYEAGQRFLEFQYLTGGLIEPGTERRITIKEAIRRGWLDGQGAQKLQDSQNHQKNLTCPKTKLKISYKEAMDSCMVEESNGMKMLQASSMSTKGISSPYNVSNPGSRSGSRAGSLAGSRNGSRRGSVDYSSTYSYSFSSSSTNFSSNTLS; from the exons ATGAATATGTACGGCTCGAACCCTAGACTGGCCAGCGCGGGCCAGAGAAGTAACTCGCGACAAGATTTACTGAATATGACGACTTTAGGTCGAAACGACGTGTTCGTCGGTGGGAACGGATTCCAGGGAGATTACCAAGGCCAGGGCACCACCTACACCTCCTTCTCCCGGTCCTCCATGCAAGGCGGGGGGGCACCGAAAGCTCAAGTCCTCGCCATGGGTGCGGGCGGAGGCGGTGGAATGAA TGTCCAGGTAATTCAGCAAAAAGCTTTGTTCCTGACAAGCCAGTGCCAGGATTTCCTGCAGAGAGCCAATATGATATTCCAGGGT GGGGGGCCAGCCGTGGAGGTAGACCAACTGTTGATCATGGCTGCAGAAACCATGGAGCAGATGAAGGTCTATGGCAGAGAGCTGCAGCAAATGCGAATACCTAGTGACATCTTCAGAAG CTTAGAACAGTTCCAGCACATGCATGGTGATTTGCAACAGCAATTAGTCAGTAGCAGGACCATACGACGGAACAGAGGCAGCGTGGGTTCCCTCGAGGGGGGGAGGATCTTTAATGATGCCGTGGCTTGGATTACCCAACAGAAG CGCATGATTGAGACAGCTCCATGGGGAGATGATGCCGAAAccatagaaaaacaaatcttaaaccaaaacaaaaaccacaGCTCTATCCAGAGGAGCCAAGAAGTAGACCGTGCCAGAGATGAACTC AGAGGCGACAAGTACAACCTTTCCATCCTGGAACAAGAATGGGAAAGCTTACAG AAAATGTCCCACAGCCGTGTGGTTCAGCTGCGAGAGCTTAAGGACATCATCGGGGAGATCTCGCGAGCCATCATGTGGgtgaatgagagagaggaggaagagcttATGTTTGACTGGGGAGACAAGAACATCGACCAGTATATCCCTAGGAAGCAAGAGAGCTATTCA GGGCTGATGAGGGacctggaggagaaagagaaggagctAAACAAGCTCAAAGTGAAAGCCGATGGACTTGTGAACAACAACCACCCTGCCTCAGATAAGATTGAA GCCTACATGGACACCTTACAGACCCAGTGGAGCTGGCTGCTGCAGATCACCAAGTGTATCCATGTTCATTTGAAAGAGAATGCTGCCTACAGCCAA TTTTTCAAGGAGGCCAATGAGACATATGCAAAGCTGCAGAAGGAGTGTGAGGCCATCCGAAACAAGTACACGTGCGACAAGAACACCCCACTGGATAACCTCACCGATCTCCTGAAAAACCTAGAG AAAGATAAGGAGCGAGTCATGGAGAATAAGAGGCAGGTCCAAAGTCTGGTCAACAAATCTAAGACCATCGTCAGGCTGAAACCTCGCAACCCTGAGGAAAAGATCAGCAGCTCTGTCATTGTACAGGCCTTATGTGACTTTAAACAAGACCAG ATAGGGATTTTAAAAGGGAATGAGGGCATCCTGAAGGATAACTCGCAGCGCAGCAAGTGGCTTGTGACGGGACCTGGAGGTATGGACATGTTGATTCCTTCTGTGTGTCTGCTGATCCCCCCACCAAACCCGCTCAGCATCGGCCTCGCCAACAA GAATGAGCAGTATTATGAAGCCATCATGAGCATCTGGAATCAGCTCTACATCAACATCAAGAGTCTCATCTCATGGCAATACTGCCTCAAAGATGTGAATTACATCAACTCCCTCACCGTCAGCATG CTGGCTAAGATGCGTCCCGACGAGTACCGCAATATCATCAAAAGACTGGAGACTCACTACCAAGAGTTCATGCGTACCAGCCAAGGTTCTGAGCTGTTtggggaagaggagaagaaaaccaTACAGGGCCAGTTTGATAAAGCCCAAACCTACTATGATACATTGATTATCCAGCTGCCTGCTCACA AGGACGAAGGGGTGAAGCCTGACAATGTCAAGCCTCCGACTCAAAAGATCCCCAAGCCCCCTGTTGTCCCGGGCCCTAGCCAGCCTCCCCCAGCCAGTTCTACCATCAGCCTTACCCTGCTCAACAGTCTGCAAGAACTTCGACGCAGGCTGGAGCTGGCTGAGTCCGGTCTCACCAGTCATTTACACGTCCCCCTGGGGGACAACAGTGTGCATGAGTGCTCAGTGCACATCCAGAAGCTGCAG ACTGTGCACCAAGACTTGGACTCCATTCATGACGAGTACCTGCGACTAAGAGAAAAGATTTTAAAGCAGCTAGAGGGGATACCTGCAGACTCTGAGCATGCCAAGTTTCTCCGCTCTGAACTAGAAATTATCAACCAAAAACTAGGAGGCCTGCAAGGTCTCTACCCAGCCTACCTTCAAAG GCTGTCGGCTCGTAAGGCCTTGCTCCAGAGCCTACTCCAGGCTGAAGAtatcattaaagtcaatgaggCCCGGCTGACAGAGAAGGAGACCACCTCTCTGGACCTTCGAGAGGTGGAAAAATATCGGAGCACGCTAAAG CAAATGAAGAGTGATCTGGAGCAAAAACGAGACCTGCTGACAGCTATGGAGTCTGACCTGGCTAAAGCAGTGCACTGGAATGGTCAAATCTCTGCACCCTTCCACAAGTGTGACGTGGACTTGTCCAAGTTCTCGGACTTGGTGGGTCAGATGTCTGACCGCTGGCGCCGCATCCAAACCCAGATTGAGAGCAG agTGTGGGACTTGGAGAAGCAGGAAAAACAGCTGAATCATTATCAGCAGAGCAGCACTCAGCTGGAACAGTGGATAGACAATGCCAGGAAGCGCCAGGACACCCTTCAGGCAGTTAAACTCAGCAACATCCAGACTCTAATGGACCACCTCAACCAACAGAAG GCACTTCacactgaaattaaaggaaagaaggagaaagtAGAGGTTGTGCAGAAAAACGCAGACACATGTGCTTCCTCCATAAAG gacTATGAGCTGCAGCTGGCTTCTTATGGTTCAGGCCTGGAAACTCTACTTAATATTCCTATCAAGAGAACAATGTTGCAGTCCCCTGCTTCTGTGGTCAGACAAGAG GCGGCTGACCTCCAGTCTAACTACATAGAGCTACTCACCCGCTCTAGTGACTACTACAAGTTCCTTGGGGAGCTACTGAAGAACATGGAAGAGCTAAAG ATCAGGAACACCAAGATCGAGATGCTGGAGGAGGAACTAAAGCGTCTGAAGGACGACATCCAGGACCGTaaccagaaaaacaaatctcttgAGGATGCTTTGGCCCGCTGTAAGCTGGATCTCACTCAATCGCGAGAACAGCTCATTTCTATGGAGGAAGTGAAGAGAACCACAGCAATACAAGTCAGCGTTACCAAGGAGAGCCTGGACAGCACACACAACCAGCTTCAAGATCTCAACGACCAGCTGACTCGCATTAAATACCAGCTGGatgaagagaaaaggaaacGAGTATTGGCCGAGGAACGCTACACCAGCCAGCAGGAAGAGTATGAGGCGGCTCTTCGCCGCAGACAGAAAGAACAGGAAGAATTTAACTGGACCAAAATTGACCTGGAAAAGTCTGTGAAAGACAAGGACCATGAACTGCAGAGGATGAAGATACTGCTAGACGAGGAAGCGACTCGTCGACGAAACGCTGAATCAGAAATGTCAAAG ACATCCATGATGGTGCATGAATCCCAAAGCCAATACagtgagctgctgctgcagagggaCAGTTTGCTATCTAAGCTTAAACTGCTGGAGCAGGACAAGACTCGTCAGCAGCGCATAGAAGAGGAACTCAGCCGCATCAAGCTGACACTAGAGACTGAGCTCCGCAACAAACAGCGGCTGCAGGAGGAAAAGAATGCTGCCCTCAAGGATTTCAACTACATGAAGAGCCAGTACGAGCTGAGAGACAGCCACATTAGGCAGTTTGAATCAGACAGAGACAAGGCTGAACGAGACAGGCTCTCCCTGAAGAATGAAATTGAGAGGCTCATGAGGGAGGTAAAGAGTGTAGAGGAGAGGTACAAAAGTCGTCTGTTGATCTCTGAAAAGGAGGCATCAGAACTGGCTCTCAAGAGAGATGCcctggagagagagatacaCAGGCTGCAGCAGAGACCCAGCGCTCAGGCCAAGCAGACCCAGACAGATGAGAAGGTCCCAACAATCGATCCATCCAAGCTGATATTTGATGGGGTGCGCAGCAAAGTCACAGCCCACCAGCTTTGTGACTGTAATATAATCAGTAAAGCCACGCTAGACCAGCTCCTAAAGGGAAAAAAGAGCGTGGATGAGGTAGCTGTGGACATCCAGCCCAGTCTTAAGGGTACCGGCATCATTGCTGGCATGACATCTGCTTCTCAAGGGAAAATGCCATTCACTAAAGCAAAAAACAAGAATCTCCTCAGCCGAGAGAGTGCCCTAATGCTCCTGGAAGCTCAAGCTGCAACAGGCTACATAGTGGACCCtgcatttaatgaaaaaatgccTGTGGATACTGCCTGCTCAAGAGGGATTGTAGACACAGAAGACAGAGACACCTTGGTGACAGCTGAAGCAGCTAGCACGGGCTTCAAAGATCCATACACTGGCAAAGTATTATCTGTGGGCCAGGCTTGCAAACAGGGCCGCGTAGACAAAGTCACAGCCATCCGCTTGCTCCAGGCTCAGGAGTCTGTTGGAGGCATATTAGACCCTGTTCTGAGTGTGTTCCTTCCAATAGATCAGGCTTTGGATCGCAATCTTATTGATGAGGAGCTCTACAGGGCTTTGGCCAAAAAACCCACCTGCTACCTGGAGCCAGCGACAGGACAGAAGATAAGCTATAATGACTTAAGGAAAACGTGTATGGTGGAACCTGTTTCTGGCTTGCTTCTACTCCAAGAAAAGCCAAGTCAAGAAAAGCCCATGACAGTAAAGGGTCTCCGTGGTGAAGTCGCTGTTAGTGACCTTGTCAACTCTGACCTGCTGGATGAAACTGATTTGGCGAAGCTCAAAGAGGGCAAGCTCACCAGCAGAGAAATTGAAGACAAGCTAAAGTCTTATCTATATGGCTCTACCTGCATTGCAGGGATCTATGATGAGGCCAATGACCACGTAATGCCTTTGTATCAGGCAATGAAGGAAGGCCTGCTCATGAGAGGAACCACCCTGGAGCTTCTTGAGGCCCAAGCTGCTTCTGGCTTTATTGTTGATCCAgtcaacaatgtgtttttgacaGTAGAGGAGGCCTCAAAGAGAGGCCTGATAGGAAAGGAGTTCAAGAATAAGCTGCTGTCTGCGGAGAAGGCAGTAACTGGATACACAGACCCATCTACAGGAATGACAATATCTCTCTTCCAGGCTATTGAAAAAGACCTTATTGAGAAAGGTCATGGAATCCGCCTTCTTGAGGCCCAAATTGCCAGCGGTGGGATTATTGACCCCAAAGAGAGCCACCGTATTGATGTTGCTGTTGCATATAAAAGGGGATACTTTGATAAAGAGATGAATGAGATCCTAACTTATGAAGGAGATGATACAAAAGGGTTCTTTGACCCTAATACTAAGGAAAACCTGACATATCTCCAACTTAAGGACAGGTGCATAACAGATCGCAAAACAGGCCTAATACTCCTGCCACTCAAAGATAAGAAGAAGCCCCAGAAGTCACAGGAGAGCCGTACCAACATCCTGCGCAAGAGACGAGTTGTGATCGTTGACCCAGACACTGGGCTGGAGATGTCAGTGAGGGAGGCCTATCACCGGGAGCTAATTGACTATGACACTTTCCTGGAGTTGTCGGAGCAGGAGTGCGAGTGGGAGGAAATAACTATTAAGGGGTCTGATGGCTCTGCACGTTTGGTGATAGTGGACAGGAAAACAGGAACCCAATATGACATCCAGGACTGCCTGGAACGCGGTGTCATTGACCAGAAGTCTTTGGATCAGTATCGTGGCGGAACGCTAACCTTGACGGAGATTGCTGACCGAATAACCAGCAGAACCAGCAGCACAGAGATGACCATTGCAGCCATCAACGTTGATGACATGGTCACCTGCAGCACTCCCACCCAGGGCGCACCATCTTCTCCCACCGTCCGTAAACGCTTCAACAGCATTTCAATCACTGTTTCTCCCCCTGACATGTTTGATGACCAGAGCCCTGTGGCAGCTATATTTGACACAGAGACCTTGGAGAAAATCACTTTGTCTGAAGCGCTCCGCAGAGGCATAGTTGACACTATTACAGCACAGAGGCTACTGGAGGCCCAGGCAAGCACAGGTGGTATTATCAACCCTGCCACTGGTGAGAGATTGTCACTGCAGGATGCTGTCCATCAAGGTATCATTGATGAAAGCATGAGCGCTAAGCTGAAACCAGCCCAGAAAGCCTATGTTGGTTTTGAGGATGTGAAGACTAAAAGAAAGATGTCCGCTGCAGAGGCAGTGAAGGAGACATGGTTGCCCTATGAAGCTGGCCAAAGATTTTTGGAGTTTCAGTACCTGACAGGAGGCCTGATAGAGCCTGGCACTGAACGTCGCATCACCATTAAAGAGGCTATCCGCAGAGGTTGGCTAGATGGCCAAGGGGCCCAGAAGCTTCAGGATTCACAGAATCACCAGAAGAACCTGACCTGTCCCaagacaaaactgaaaatctCCTACAAGGAAGCCATGGACAGCTGCATGGTGGAAGAAAGCAATGGTATGAAGATGCTGCAGGCCTCCTCAATGTCCACCAAGGGAATCAGCAGCCCTTACAATGTTTCTAACCCAGGGTCACGCTCTGGGTCCAGGGCTGGATCCCTAGCCGGTTCCAGGAATGGATCTCGTAGAGGCAGTGTGGATTACTCCTCCACTTACAGCTATAGCTTCTCGTCCAGCAGTACCAACTTCAGCTCTAACACTCTCTCTTAA